The following are from one region of the Hymenobacter sp. YIM 151858-1 genome:
- a CDS encoding cyclase family protein, whose protein sequence is MLSASIQYGGRSFGFNPAAPISIALPLAPGPQQVNCFWAEPVQIDVIRVGDFVGSVAEGGSTNYKRVHLTPHGNGTHTECYGHISPDAAALPGCLSQYLFVAWLISVEPHCRLDGDHVVELSDVQPLLQAAPVPPQALIIRTLPNDESKRSRQYSGQNPPYLSAELAQYLVDQGIQHLLLDLPSVDRELDNGVLAAHHIFWQYPANTRRQATITELIFVPDAVPDGLYLLNLQVTALELDASPSNPVLHALTETDGWAGH, encoded by the coding sequence ATGCTTTCTGCTTCTATCCAGTACGGCGGCCGCTCGTTCGGTTTCAACCCTGCGGCGCCCATCAGCATTGCCCTGCCGCTGGCACCCGGCCCCCAGCAGGTTAACTGCTTTTGGGCCGAACCGGTGCAAATCGACGTCATTCGGGTGGGCGACTTTGTAGGCAGTGTGGCCGAGGGCGGCAGCACCAACTACAAGCGCGTGCACCTAACACCCCACGGCAATGGCACCCACACCGAGTGTTATGGCCACATCAGCCCCGATGCGGCAGCGCTGCCGGGCTGCTTAAGCCAATACCTGTTTGTAGCGTGGCTGATTTCCGTGGAGCCGCACTGCCGCCTGGATGGCGACCACGTGGTGGAGCTATCCGACGTGCAACCGCTGCTGCAGGCGGCTCCGGTGCCGCCCCAGGCCCTCATCATTCGCACCCTGCCCAACGACGAGAGCAAGCGCAGCCGCCAGTACTCGGGCCAAAACCCGCCTTACCTCTCGGCCGAGCTGGCGCAATACTTGGTTGACCAGGGCATCCAACACTTACTGCTCGATCTGCCCAGCGTCGACCGGGAGCTAGACAACGGCGTGCTCGCCGCGCACCACATCTTTTGGCAATACCCTGCCAACACCCGCCGGCAAGCCACCATCACCGAGCTAATCTTCGTGCCCGATGCGGTGCCCGATGGTTTGTACCTGCTCAACCTGCAGGTAACTGCGCTGGAACTTGATGCCAGCCCCAGCAACCCGGTGCTGCACGCCCTCACCGAAACCGATGGCTGGGCAGGGCATTAG
- the rpmA gene encoding 50S ribosomal protein L27, with product MAHKKGVGSSNNGRESHSKRLGVKIYGGQLAIAGNVIVRQRGTKHHPGQNVGIGKDHTLFALIDGTVQFRKGRKDRSFVTVVPAAEEVAA from the coding sequence ATGGCTCACAAGAAAGGCGTAGGTAGCTCCAACAACGGCCGCGAATCGCATTCGAAGCGTCTCGGCGTTAAAATTTACGGCGGCCAGCTGGCCATTGCCGGCAACGTAATCGTGCGTCAGCGCGGTACCAAGCACCACCCCGGTCAGAACGTAGGTATTGGCAAAGACCACACCTTGTTCGCTCTGATCGACGGTACGGTTCAGTTCCGCAAAGGCCGCAAAGACCGTTCGTTCGTAACGGTTGTGCCGGCTGCTGAAGAAGTAGCTGCTTAA